In a single window of the Phycisphaerales bacterium genome:
- a CDS encoding right-handed parallel beta-helix repeat-containing protein, with translation MLKITVLLWAATTATVTDLPTITLRADDTRIDQSCRIEIPAGVVLQDANGDGVLHIVASDIVIEFAPGAHLRGAAHDADPDAYEGFGIRIVDQRNVTIRGARLSGFRAAIWATAAPGLVLEDIDASDSRRARLFSERLMEAGQDWLRPHDNDDNTWLTRYASALYIEDSDEVIVRRCRVWHSQNALCLDRVNGARIYDNDFSFNSGWGLALWRSNRNVISRNAIDFCVRGYSHGVYNRGQDSAGILAFEQNSDNIIAENSVTHGGDGYFGFAGREAMGQVDPPSTDFDYKRRGNNDNLLIANDFSYAPAHGIELTFSFGNRFLNNRIVENAICGVWGGYSQDTLIAGNTFERNGDMGYGLERGGVNIEFGRGNRIIGNVFRDNYCGVHLWWVRRGRPMSGPWITANLTGSDGNLIAGNTFERDRLVFDLRGDGEVTLGANKLVEIGERLQATPETRVREDAEAAPPSFEVPDYPVFGTTRPVGARPELRGRQNIIMTAWGPWDHVSPLVRLAEDRGRAHLYVLHNIPADARVTVSPENLKVTRESGLSADGIAPAGTMVRVESATDGVFPYTLRVAAGDLRIEQRATLLATTWQVEVLASAADSETDANWRDVAEGFTVHRSAVSPLEFVRVLPSVTDNPDLNLRQRRAAHRYALVAQTRLTLEPGAWRFEAVSDEPVRIRVDGELVVNSWERHWGPRRSTGVLQVTEQRRVEVVVEHFQRERLAILSIGVVPEEQSVAKGQE, from the coding sequence ATGCTGAAGATCACTGTACTGCTCTGGGCCGCGACAACGGCGACCGTAACGGACCTGCCCACAATCACCCTGCGCGCGGATGACACGCGGATCGATCAATCCTGCCGCATCGAGATCCCTGCGGGAGTCGTGCTGCAGGATGCAAACGGCGACGGTGTCCTGCATATTGTCGCGTCTGACATTGTGATCGAGTTTGCTCCCGGCGCCCACCTGCGCGGCGCCGCGCACGACGCCGATCCGGATGCCTACGAGGGCTTTGGTATCCGGATCGTCGACCAGCGGAATGTAACGATTCGCGGGGCGCGACTGAGCGGATTCCGGGCGGCCATCTGGGCGACTGCCGCCCCGGGGTTGGTCCTGGAAGACATCGACGCCTCCGATAGTCGCCGAGCGCGACTGTTTTCGGAACGGCTGATGGAGGCCGGGCAGGACTGGCTGCGGCCACACGACAACGACGACAACACCTGGCTGACTCGGTATGCCTCCGCCCTTTACATCGAGGACTCGGATGAGGTGATCGTCCGCCGGTGCCGCGTCTGGCACAGCCAGAACGCTCTCTGTCTGGACCGGGTGAATGGCGCCCGGATCTACGACAATGACTTCTCATTCAACTCGGGGTGGGGGCTCGCCTTGTGGCGGTCGAACCGCAACGTCATCTCGCGGAATGCGATCGATTTCTGCGTGCGGGGGTACAGCCACGGGGTGTACAACCGCGGGCAGGATTCGGCGGGGATCCTGGCGTTCGAACAGAACAGCGACAACATCATTGCGGAGAACTCGGTCACACACGGGGGCGACGGCTACTTCGGCTTCGCCGGGCGGGAAGCGATGGGGCAGGTCGATCCGCCGAGCACGGACTTCGATTACAAGCGGCGCGGCAACAATGACAATCTGCTGATCGCGAATGACTTCTCGTATGCCCCGGCGCACGGGATTGAACTGACGTTCTCGTTCGGGAATCGCTTCTTGAACAACCGCATTGTCGAGAACGCCATCTGCGGCGTATGGGGCGGCTACTCGCAGGATACGTTGATCGCCGGAAATACTTTCGAGCGGAACGGTGACATGGGTTACGGGCTGGAGCGCGGCGGTGTGAACATCGAGTTCGGTCGCGGCAACCGGATCATCGGCAACGTGTTTCGCGACAACTACTGCGGTGTCCATCTCTGGTGGGTGCGGCGCGGGCGTCCCATGTCCGGGCCGTGGATCACGGCGAATCTCACCGGCTCAGACGGCAACCTCATCGCGGGCAACACCTTCGAGCGTGACCGGCTGGTGTTCGACCTGCGCGGTGACGGCGAGGTGACGCTCGGTGCGAACAAGCTGGTAGAAATTGGAGAGCGCTTGCAGGCGACGCCTGAGACGCGCGTGCGAGAGGATGCCGAGGCGGCCCCACCGTCGTTCGAGGTCCCGGATTACCCGGTCTTCGGCACGACCCGTCCGGTGGGTGCGCGGCCGGAGCTGCGCGGGCGACAGAACATCATCATGACCGCGTGGGGGCCGTGGGACCACGTCTCACCGCTGGTGCGGCTGGCCGAAGATCGCGGCCGGGCGCACTTGTATGTATTGCACAACATCCCCGCCGACGCGCGTGTGACGGTCAGCCCGGAGAACCTGAAGGTGACGCGGGAGAGCGGATTGTCCGCAGACGGCATAGCGCCCGCGGGGACCATGGTGCGCGTGGAGTCCGCAACGGATGGTGTGTTTCCTTACACGCTGCGCGTAGCGGCAGGCGACCTGCGCATCGAGCAGCGGGCGACGCTCTTGGCGACGACGTGGCAGGTGGAGGTGTTGGCTTCCGCGGCGGACAGCGAGACCGATGCGAATTGGCGCGACGTCGCCGAGGGCTTCACGGTGCACCGCAGCGCGGTATCGCCGCTGGAGTTCGTGCGGGTGCTGCCGTCGGTCACGGACAACCCCGATCTGAACCTGCGGCAACGGCGTGCGGCGCATCGCTATGCCCTCGTGGCGCAGACCCGGCTGACGCTTGAGCCCGGTGCCTGGCGTTTCGAGGCCGTCAGCGACGAGCCGGTGCGCATTCGGGTGGACGGCGAGCTGGTGGTGAACAGTTGGGAACGACACTGGGGTCCGCGGCGTTCAACGGGTGTGCTGCAAGTCACGGAACAGCGCAGGGTGGAAGTCGTGGTCGAGCACTTCCAGCGCGAGCGCCTTGCGATCCTGTCGATCGGGGTCGTTCCGGAGGAGCAGTCCGTCGCAAAGGGGCAGGAGTAG
- a CDS encoding sugar ABC transporter permease produces the protein MNPRRPSVSGWGFVAFPLAILFLFTALPTVAGLALSAFEWSGGTPPRFVGLSNFIAASRDPTLHLALRNTLIFSALSVPLTVILAFPLAAALHAEWFVGRTLMRTLYFLPMVISIVAIGLIWRWVLEPSDAGLLNHAVEPLLPPLERLLNIPHALGWPCERITLTLPNWLGNSPWGLTTIIAVSVWRGLGFSVVLYLAAIGNVPRALYDAAAVDGAGPWQTLWRITWPTVRPMTVFLLITGMIGALQVFDVVYVMIGRTQQNWTDVLNLYLYREFTQGRMGYAATIGAVILALTAVITVLELWWLRERRERRGGRA, from the coding sequence TTGAATCCCCGCAGGCCATCCGTTTCCGGTTGGGGGTTTGTCGCCTTCCCGCTGGCAATCCTGTTTCTCTTTACCGCGTTGCCCACGGTGGCCGGTCTGGCACTCAGCGCCTTTGAATGGAGTGGTGGCACGCCGCCACGGTTTGTCGGGCTGAGCAATTTCATCGCCGCCAGCCGTGATCCGACGTTGCACCTCGCCCTGCGGAATACGCTGATCTTCTCCGCCCTGTCCGTGCCTCTGACCGTCATTCTCGCGTTTCCCCTCGCCGCGGCCCTCCATGCCGAATGGTTCGTGGGCCGGACGTTGATGCGTACCCTCTATTTCCTGCCGATGGTGATCTCGATCGTGGCGATCGGACTGATCTGGCGGTGGGTGCTGGAACCGTCGGATGCCGGCTTGCTGAACCACGCCGTCGAACCGCTGCTGCCGCCACTGGAACGGCTGCTGAATATCCCGCATGCGCTCGGCTGGCCCTGCGAACGCATCACACTGACCCTGCCCAACTGGCTGGGCAACAGTCCCTGGGGGCTGACCACGATCATCGCGGTTTCCGTGTGGCGCGGTCTGGGCTTCTCGGTGGTGCTGTACCTGGCCGCCATCGGTAACGTCCCGCGGGCACTCTATGACGCCGCCGCCGTCGACGGTGCCGGCCCGTGGCAGACGCTGTGGCGCATCACCTGGCCAACGGTGCGTCCGATGACTGTGTTCCTGCTGATCACCGGCATGATCGGCGCGCTGCAGGTTTTCGACGTCGTCTACGTCATGATCGGACGCACCCAGCAGAACTGGACGGATGTTCTCAACCTGTACCTCTACCGCGAATTCACCCAAGGCCGGATGGGCTATGCTGCCACGATCGGCGCCGTGATCCTGGCGCTGACCGCCGTCATCACGGTGCTCGAATTGTGGTGGCTCCGCGAGCGGCGCGAACGCCGGGGGGGGCGGGCATGA